From the genome of Ziziphus jujuba cultivar Dongzao chromosome 4, ASM3175591v1:
ACAcatataatttgaaataaaataacaagtCCGAATCTAACCACATAAGATTTCTCATccctaaaaaggaaaataaaataaaaacgctGCATAGTCATTATTTACTCAAAGTTTCCCAGTCAGCACATGGTAACCATTTGATTTAAAAGTTTGGACCACCATTTTTGCACCTACTCTTTATTATACGGCCCGGAAAggtattattttctaatttgtcaTGATAGAGAATGATCTGATCAAAAGCTCAAACATTGGATGCCCGTCAAATTAttgcattttataattttatcgcAGATATTCAATATGGAAATTTGCCCATTCAACATACttgattcaaattaattatcttTCCTTTTGGCATAGCAAACTAATTAACTATCCTTTTTATATGCTTCATTCTACAACAAATTTATAGACAATCAATTTATACTCATTGCGAGAGATCTTGCACATTAATCTCATATACGGGGATATAAAACCAACCATAATGCTGTAATTGTAAAAGCATTATATTACTTTGACAACtgggaaataaaatataaataattttgaaaatccaaGGGAGTCAAAAAAAGACAGAAGGGGTCCGAAGGCCCCAAGATATATATGTCTGTCACATAATTTGATCTCCGTTTTTACttcagataaaaaataataataataataataataataataataaaagaaagaaatatgttGTTTGCGCACCGCCGccaaaatttatctttttaaacatATAAGTATATTTGGGAGCTGAGTACTATATATGAATGATCAATTAaccatttttccaattttctctgggtttgttttgaaaatttatgtaaCATTTTCCGTGGGTAGATGTTTATTAGAAACTCCAATCCTTAGTTAGTCAATTTGTTTGCTAATTTACAGGCATCTTCCAAGGTATATACGAAACGAAAAAACATAAACTAACATGGAGAAAATACTTGTTCTACTCAGGGGAGAGAGGGAAGCCAATTCCATGGCGTTTGGTGGGGAACCGAACAAACATCCAGCTGCAAACCACGCTAACCCCCACCGGCAAGGCTATCAGAAGCTCCTTTGTTTCCTCGGACGGCGTCGGATAGAAGCACTTCACGACGTTCTGATCAAACAAAGCTACCGCCGTAAAGACCATTACAGACGCAATTGCATGGAAGAAATCAAGAAACTTGAGCCGATACTTGGCCGCCTCCTCTGCGGCAAGAGTGACCGAGCTGTCGACCACCCATAAGCCATTGAAGGTGGCTAAACCATACCGGACCTTGCCTCTCTGGTCCCTGACGCTGTCGGTGAAGCAGAGGAGAAAAGAGAAGAGGCTGCAAAATCCTAGAAGGACAAGGGTTATGTGCTGGTTCACGGAGGTGGGACACTGGCCTCGGTTGGTGAAGACTGGGGATAAGATTTGGAAGACGAGGACTGTCCCTGTGGGGAGCAGGTTGGCCAAATGGGCCGTTCCTTTGAATGTCTTCCTCACTGCCCTTTgtgcttttgtttttggtggTTTTGTGGTGGGTATGCTTGCCAAAAATGGTTGATGTGCTGTTTCCTGGGATTCTTGGTTTTCTATGGTGGGAGCCATGAAGGATCGATGGTGACCCAGaatcttctttctctttttatgtCTCTTTATTTAGAGTAACTTTTTAATTACTGAATTAATGGTTTTTGAATAGGAAGAGGAATTGTACGtgtacgtgtgtgtgtgtgtgtgtgtgtgtgtgtgtgtgtgtgtatatatgtatataatgaaAACTGATAtaacaaaacccaaaataaaatgaaaatatggaGGGTAATTTGTTCTTCTGTTTGGATTTTGGCAAATGGCCGGGATCGTAGAGAAAAGGTAATTAGGTTTTTGGAATTTTTGCcattttaatttgtatattcTCATGTACTTAGActccttttaattttctttgtgTTACTCGTGGCTTTTAATTAAGTAACTGGTttattagaaggaaaaaaaaagaaaaaaaagtaactgatggaaaattaattagtttaaaaggAGTTCTATGTGATAACGCATCTGTAGGACGGTTTTGAGTACTTTGCCAAGATTGGCTGATAGAAGTCCTTTACCTTACTAATAATACTAAAGATAAAAAACTGGATGATAatgatcttatatatatatatatatatatttggacaaTGATGTGATGAGCTTGCTTCGACCAACTTGGGgcgcatttttttaaaatataatttagtaaTATTAAAGAATATAAAGGAGCTTTCTATATGTGCGCcctcttacctttttttttagttttttttcctttatttttgggtaaaataatGTATGTGTGCGATTTTGGTTGAGTGTTGAAGTACAAGTTTTCAAGAAGATATGGAAATAGAGAGATCGGCCATAATACGAATCAATGGTTCTATTCAAATTATAAAGGAAATGAACTAAAACTAATTAACTTCTACACTATATActagttattaaaaaaacattttatgacAATAAACGTACAGTTAGActtaaataaattcattttactatattaaactaaaattcattatttatggCTATTCGATTTTCATTTGAAAGATAAGATCTGATCCATTGATGAAATCTAATCATTATTAATGATTGACcttagtttaataaaaaaatattagcacCAGTGCACTTTAAATCATACATAGTTTGACACTTTATACCCTAATTTTTTTCtgttaactttttaatataCTTGTCACATAGCTAGTGTTGATGCAAAAAATTCTTACGCTTCAGCGTTGTCAGGATTGCTGTTGGATTGTATACCATCATTAACATTCTTAACATTTTCTTGTGAGATCATCGTAGAACTGTATCTGATCGGAGCAGCTCGACCTTTTAGAGCCAAATGTTGATGCAAAAAAATCTTCTTCCAGTATCTCCTTCAATTTGTTCATCTCACCGATCACCAATTAATCAAATCAATTAATCATCTATCTAGCTGACTATAGTATCGACCACTGTTTCTTTGAATCAACTACTTGTTCGTCTGACTGATTGATGCCTCGTCATTGATCATTGCTCTGTTTGATAGACCATTACTCCATCTAATCAACCATCATTTCATTTGGTCGACCATTACTTTGTCTGATTGCTATTCAATTGCTTCTTGTCACTATCAAACTACTGACCTTTAACCAAAGACACAGTTAAACCTTTGGAATACTGGTGTGGCATTGGCCAAAGGCACTCTGATGTTTAAGTTATAAATCGATTATGGTGTTTTGTAGAAGAGATAGTAAAGAGAATTTTTAtagtatattatttttggagaaGTGAGAGCTACtacaaaaaaaattgcttttattgACCACTCTTTTGGTCGCCAAAAATTGGCTTTTGGTTGCTAAAGAATATCAACGACCAAAAAAACATGGTCACTAGATGGTCACTAAAAGGTTGTAactaattgtttttaattacTAAACAATCTTGGTCACTAAAACTTAAAACTTCCAGCaaccaaattttgatttttttttagtgaccaaactttatattgtaaaattctaaaaaactcACCAATTTGATCAACTCTTGGTAGCCTAAAGTTGTATAAGTAACCAAAATTATAGTTGTTATCGACCAACAATATGGTCACTAGAAAACAACTTTTTAAGACCAAATTGTTTGGTTAGTGAAAATACTTACAATAACCAAGATCGTGGTCACTTAtggttttttatatattaaaaaatatttttaatcaccAAAAATTGATCACCAATGCTCTATATTCAGCAACTAAAGTTTAGTCACTAAATACTTTATGCTTAGCAACCAATATATATTATGCTTAGCAACCAATATGTATGGATTTTCAATAACCAAAATTTGAtcactaaaagaaaattattttagttatttatagttcttttaaaattttctaaattaattaacagtaaaagtgcaaaaatataaaatatataaagaaaataagcaaaatctTATAACACCAAgactttaaatatttattaaaaaacaataattgtcTTGACATGCAAACAATTGTCATTacataattaaaacaattatttggTGTAGTGTAGGCAACAAAATCTATAAGCAATTACAAGTAACAGTAGTGATGTGGAccagtgatgaaaatatcgatatcgacgGAAATATCGAAGGtatgattttatggaaatatcgatgtaaatatcgatatcgatgaaaatgttgataaaattacggaaactataaatatttaatttagaatacagaaatttaatttctctttaattaaaaaaaatgaaacaactggaaagaattattttttcattctaCCATCAAATTGGAAAGAATTACTTACTTAAAGCCCTAACCTTTATTTCTTACTTGTTCTTAAAAAGAGGACGACTAAAAGAACAACTAAAGTAGCCAAAATATAGCACACATGGTCCGTATTCCCATTAATGTTCTAGCAAGACACATAAACCCAATTGGattgaatattttgatttaatccCATTGTtaattacaatataatattacaaattatttaatgcAACTGATTCCACATCACCTTAGGACAACTAACAAGACAACTAAAGTTACTAAAACATAACACAAGGCACATAAATCCagtttgattaaatatttttaacttactaacatttttaattacaatatatacTACAAATTATTTAACCTTCAGCAGTAGTTAGATTCATTTGACCAAATGATTCCACATCATCGGTTCTCACACTCTTTAATGGAGTAATTGTGAAGTTGTCTTGTAAAACTGGTTGTTCAGTCTAAGAAATAGAGAATAAATGACATTATGGTGGAGCATACAAACATAGGTATAAGACTAAAAATCCAGAGGAAGAGGGGGAAGACAGGTAAAATGCCCGCAATCCGAAGGACCAAAATAAGCTTCCTCTGTTCAAATTTCTTGCAACATACTCAATCGACTCTCCTTTTCCTTGCCATTTAGGAACAGTGGCCAAGAAACTTACGTGGGCATAATATCTTATAGACTGCACATTGCAAAGAAAGGCAACAAGGAAGCATAACAAAATGGAGAACTAATTGATTGAAGAGAGAGTAGGACTCTTATTGCCGTATATTAGTTGTGATGCCTTGTTGCTGGAGTTCCATGTACTGCTTACAAATACACCAATAAGTGAACTAATTTAAAGGATAATTACCAAGATCCGCAAAATGTTTTCTTGACAACAAAAACCTTTTAAGTGGTaaactttgaaaaatataaaatgtcaaCCAAGTTTGCAAACTGCTGAAACCAATAACAA
Proteins encoded in this window:
- the LOC107417185 gene encoding protein DMP7, giving the protein MAPTIENQESQETAHQPFLASIPTTKPPKTKAQRAVRKTFKGTAHLANLLPTGTVLVFQILSPVFTNRGQCPTSVNQHITLVLLGFCSLFSFLLCFTDSVRDQRGKVRYGLATFNGLWVVDSSVTLAAEEAAKYRLKFLDFFHAIASVMVFTAVALFDQNVVKCFYPTPSEETKELLIALPVGVSVVCSWMFVRFPTKRHGIGFPLSPE